Proteins encoded in a region of the Sceloporus undulatus isolate JIND9_A2432 ecotype Alabama chromosome 11, SceUnd_v1.1, whole genome shotgun sequence genome:
- the NUPR2 gene encoding nuclear protein 2 encodes MKRKRSQSKVTAEAVAGAETPPEPEGGGAKKKLELEAEPEKAEPGAEPGEEPSPEPRPSSEGLAEEEAEEDAAGAESEERVCRGGPRGFGAGGKGRSRRSRERRTNWRVPAGHERKIYTKLRNSRAKKQRQARQGPRS; translated from the coding sequence TGCGGGAGCAGAGACGCCCCCAGAACCCGAAGGAGGCGGAGCAAAGAAAAAGCTGGAGCTGGAGGCTGAGCCAGAAAAGGCGGAGCCGGGGGCGGAGCCAGGGGAGGAGCCATCTCCGGAGCCCCGCCCCTCCTCGGAAGGCTTAGCCGAAGAAGAGGCCGAGGAGGACGCGGCAGGCGCAGAGTCGGAGGAGCGCGTCTGTCGGGGCGGCCCTCGGGGCTTCGGCGCCGGCGGGAAAGGACGGAGCCGGCGCTCCAGGGAAAGGAGGACCAACTGGAGGGTCCCCGCCGGACACGAGCGCAAGATCTACACCAAGCTCCGCAACAGCCGCGCCAAGAAGCAGCGCCAGGCCAGACAAGGGCCGCGATCCTAg